In one Pseudomonadota bacterium genomic region, the following are encoded:
- a CDS encoding alpha/beta fold hydrolase, with translation MRLQVNGVTLNYEVFGDSGPWVVLSHSLMCDLKMWGAQIDALKSHYRVLAFDTRGHGGSEAPEGAYTLDQLAIDAKALLDRLDIKNPHWIGLSMGGMIGMTYAIKFPNSFASLVLCDTTSRMPLEAQPALRERIAIAKKEGMKALVSGTMERWFTDSFLSQPRPEIEFVASLIEKTPVAGYVGCCHAISQINCTERLAEIKVPIKIIVGDSDVGTPVSMSKEIQAAAPGSSLTVIEGASHLSNLEQPQQFNKALLDFLKEHSMR, from the coding sequence ATGCGATTGCAAGTGAATGGGGTGACGTTAAATTATGAAGTTTTCGGGGACTCAGGCCCATGGGTTGTTTTAAGTCATTCGTTGATGTGTGATTTGAAGATGTGGGGGGCGCAAATTGATGCGCTTAAAAGTCATTACCGAGTTTTGGCTTTTGACACGCGAGGACATGGTGGAAGCGAGGCGCCAGAGGGTGCGTATACGCTTGATCAGTTAGCGATCGATGCAAAGGCATTGCTCGATAGACTGGACATAAAGAACCCTCATTGGATCGGGTTGTCTATGGGAGGCATGATCGGCATGACTTACGCAATCAAGTTTCCAAATTCATTCGCTTCTCTTGTTTTATGTGACACTACAAGTCGTATGCCTTTGGAGGCGCAACCCGCATTGCGGGAACGAATCGCCATAGCAAAAAAAGAAGGTATGAAGGCGTTAGTATCTGGGACCATGGAGCGATGGTTTACAGACTCTTTTTTGAGTCAGCCTCGACCCGAGATCGAATTTGTCGCTAGTCTGATTGAGAAGACACCGGTAGCTGGTTATGTGGGCTGCTGCCATGCGATTTCACAGATAAATTGCACAGAGCGCTTGGCAGAAATTAAAGTACCGATTAAGATTATTGTCGGGGACTCAGATGTTGGGACACCGGTGTCTATGTCAAAAGAGATTCAAGCTGCAGCCCCTGGGTCAAGTCTAACGGTTATTGAGGGGGCGTCTCACTTATCGAATTTGGAGCAACCTCAACAATTTAATAAGGCATTGTTAGATTTTTTGAAAGAGCATTCGATGCGGTGA
- the gguC gene encoding GguC family protein — MRIIQFKGRDGARRVGRVSEGGVVHTIKGATTTYELALESIKKREFIENIINERSSEEKDTMDQILAEKRIHVPFHHPNPYHQLVSGTGLSHLESVNARDSMHAKLDRDESSLTDSMKMFKWGLDGGKPNGTKIGTQAEWFYKGDGDWVVDPEAELIWPAYALDGGEEVELVGIYLIDETSAVRRVGYALANEYSDHIMERQNYLYLSHSKLRHCSYGPELLIGDLPLDVQGSARLLRSNVVIWEDEWLSGDNHMSHSIQNLEHHHFKYPEFRRSGDVHIHFFGAANGSFTKNIKTQDGDVFEIESATFGYPLRNTLVKSKNKDEKIIVKSL; from the coding sequence GTGCGAATCATTCAATTTAAGGGGAGAGATGGCGCAAGGAGAGTTGGTCGGGTATCTGAGGGTGGCGTCGTGCACACTATTAAAGGAGCCACTACCACCTATGAGCTAGCACTAGAATCGATTAAGAAACGAGAATTTATTGAGAACATCATCAACGAGCGGTCAAGCGAAGAAAAGGACACGATGGATCAAATCCTCGCTGAAAAGAGGATTCATGTCCCCTTTCATCACCCCAACCCTTATCATCAACTAGTCTCAGGAACAGGGTTATCTCACCTCGAGAGCGTCAATGCCCGAGACTCCATGCACGCAAAACTTGATCGAGACGAGTCATCGTTAACAGACTCAATGAAAATGTTTAAATGGGGTCTGGATGGTGGTAAACCAAACGGCACAAAAATCGGAACTCAAGCGGAATGGTTCTATAAAGGAGACGGGGATTGGGTCGTAGATCCTGAAGCAGAGCTAATATGGCCAGCTTATGCTCTAGATGGTGGGGAGGAAGTTGAACTAGTTGGTATCTACCTAATTGATGAGACCTCAGCTGTAAGGCGCGTGGGTTACGCTCTCGCCAATGAGTACTCTGACCATATCATGGAGAGACAAAACTACCTATATTTATCCCACTCGAAATTAAGACATTGCTCGTATGGTCCCGAGCTATTAATCGGAGATTTACCACTGGATGTTCAAGGCAGCGCACGACTCTTAAGGTCGAATGTGGTGATTTGGGAGGATGAATGGCTATCAGGCGATAACCATATGTCTCACTCAATTCAAAACTTAGAACACCACCACTTCAAGTACCCCGAATTCAGACGATCAGGTGATGTTCACATACACTTTTTTGGTGCGGCCAACGGAAGCTTTACGAAAAATATTAAGACTCAAGATGGTGATGTTTTTGAGATTGAATCAGCCACTTTTGGCTACCCACTCAGAAATACGCTAGTGAAGAGCAAAAATAAAGATGAAAAAATCATAGTTAAATCTTTATAA
- a CDS encoding 3-deoxy-7-phosphoheptulonate synthase, with the protein MSQELINNLNVKAQQILSTPQIIKSELPVPDKAISTIINGRKSIEAILDRKDKRLLVVVGPCSIHDTKAAMDYASRLQKLSVQVFETMMIVMRVYFEKPRTTVGWKGLINDPHMNESFDIEEGIRIARRLLIDINEMGLPAGTEALDPISPQYLGDLISWSAIGARTTESQTHREMASALSSPVGFKNGTDGSLSVAVNALHSVSNPHSFLGINSDGQVAITHTKGNSYGHIVLRGGSRGPNYDSVSISLVEKELSEAKPKLPSNIIVDCSHANSNKDHNLQPLVFIDCINQVVDGNKSIIGMMLESNIGPGNQKLIQDRSKMQYGISITDPCIDWATTEKTLLDAHKKLAPVLSVR; encoded by the coding sequence ATGAGCCAAGAATTAATCAACAACCTAAATGTTAAAGCGCAGCAAATACTCTCTACACCGCAAATCATAAAAAGCGAGCTGCCAGTGCCCGATAAGGCCATATCAACCATTATCAACGGGCGCAAATCTATCGAAGCCATTTTGGACCGAAAAGATAAGCGTCTCTTGGTGGTCGTTGGTCCCTGCTCCATACACGATACAAAAGCAGCAATGGACTACGCCAGTAGACTGCAAAAACTCTCGGTACAGGTCTTCGAGACAATGATGATTGTGATGCGGGTTTACTTTGAAAAACCACGTACCACGGTAGGCTGGAAGGGACTCATCAATGACCCGCACATGAATGAATCTTTCGATATCGAAGAAGGCATTCGTATCGCGCGACGGCTACTGATCGATATCAATGAAATGGGGTTACCTGCAGGCACAGAAGCCCTTGATCCAATCAGCCCTCAGTACTTAGGCGACCTGATCTCTTGGAGCGCCATAGGGGCTCGAACGACCGAGTCTCAAACTCATCGGGAAATGGCTAGCGCACTATCTTCTCCTGTCGGATTTAAAAATGGAACTGATGGCAGCTTGTCTGTAGCGGTCAACGCTCTCCACTCAGTGTCTAATCCGCACAGTTTTTTAGGTATTAATAGCGATGGTCAAGTTGCGATCACTCATACGAAGGGTAATAGCTACGGGCATATCGTGCTTCGAGGAGGATCAAGAGGACCTAATTACGACTCAGTATCCATATCTTTAGTTGAAAAAGAACTTAGTGAAGCTAAACCTAAGCTACCTTCAAACATAATCGTCGATTGTAGCCATGCGAACTCAAACAAAGATCACAATCTACAACCCCTCGTCTTCATCGATTGTATCAATCAAGTCGTTGATGGGAATAAATCGATTATTGGCATGATGCTTGAGAGCAACATAGGTCCTGGCAACCAGAAATTAATTCAGGACCGGAGCAAAATGCAGTACGGTATATCCATCACAGATCCATGTATCGATTGGGCGACCACTGAGAAAACATTGCTCGATGCACACAAAAAGTTGGCACCAGTTCTTTCAGTGCGTTAA
- a CDS encoding MFS transporter yields the protein MNKQSEESVRAISLRQALLVFLPFACGYFLSYLFRSINAVIAPNLISEFDLSASELGLLTSVYFLTFASLQIPIGVFLDRFGPRRVNATLLILASIGAFIFSRADSFQSLLLGRAFIGFGVAACLMSSIKMFSLWFPKEKLPEMTGRIMFIGGLGAISATAPVEYALSFTGWREFFLVLCVATVVASAIVFFLAPDRKNAYDIGSTKDQLLGALSVYRSPIFWQIALGSVIPQAFNMSVQGLWAGPWLSDVAGLDRTSVAMHLLMLGIATMLGFLFWGAFATRMNRRGIEPIVILIWATVAYMALQLLLVFEVTQAPWIIWIGWGLLGTSGSLAFSIISHSFPVQLTGRATTALNLLAFTTAFGSQWLFGIILNQWDAVDSGYAPEGYVRAFSIFLILQVLGFSWMVRGYLKHRST from the coding sequence GTGAATAAACAATCTGAAGAGAGCGTGCGTGCGATATCGTTGCGTCAAGCGTTATTGGTTTTCTTACCATTCGCGTGCGGCTATTTTCTGTCGTATTTATTTCGCTCCATTAATGCGGTCATAGCCCCAAATCTGATTTCCGAGTTTGATTTGAGTGCAAGTGAATTGGGTCTATTGACCTCAGTTTACTTCTTAACTTTTGCATCTTTACAAATTCCTATTGGGGTCTTCCTTGATCGTTTTGGTCCCCGGCGAGTGAATGCGACGTTGCTAATCTTGGCGTCTATTGGTGCTTTTATTTTTTCTAGGGCCGACAGCTTCCAGAGTTTACTTTTAGGCCGTGCATTTATTGGCTTTGGTGTGGCGGCTTGTTTGATGTCGAGCATCAAGATGTTCTCCTTGTGGTTCCCAAAGGAAAAGCTTCCGGAAATGACTGGGAGAATTATGTTTATTGGTGGTCTTGGAGCAATTTCTGCGACTGCCCCGGTAGAGTACGCGCTGTCTTTTACTGGATGGAGAGAATTCTTTCTAGTTCTATGTGTTGCTACGGTTGTCGCATCAGCAATTGTGTTTTTTTTGGCTCCAGATAGAAAAAATGCTTATGACATTGGCTCGACGAAGGATCAATTACTGGGGGCGCTGAGTGTGTATCGATCGCCAATATTTTGGCAAATCGCATTAGGCTCAGTAATACCTCAAGCATTCAATATGTCTGTGCAAGGGTTGTGGGCTGGGCCTTGGCTATCAGATGTGGCTGGACTAGATCGCACGAGCGTAGCCATGCATCTGTTAATGTTAGGTATTGCCACGATGCTCGGCTTTCTCTTCTGGGGTGCTTTTGCTACGCGAATGAATCGACGTGGCATTGAGCCGATCGTGATACTTATTTGGGCTACGGTTGCTTATATGGCCTTGCAGCTTCTTCTTGTTTTTGAGGTTACTCAGGCGCCATGGATCATTTGGATTGGGTGGGGATTGTTGGGCACATCTGGCAGCTTAGCGTTTTCAATTATCTCCCATAGCTTTCCAGTACAACTTACGGGACGTGCCACCACCGCATTAAATCTTTTAGCGTTTACAACGGCATTCGGGTCTCAATGGTTATTCGGTATCATATTAAATCAATGGGACGCCGTAGATAGTGGTTATGCGCCAGAAGGGTATGTCCGTGCTTTCAGTATTTTTTTAATTCTTCAGGTATTAGGATTTTCTTGGATGGTGCGCGGGTATCTAAAGCATCGAAGCACTTAA
- the pmbA gene encoding metalloprotease PmbA — MSQKEFAYSIDQFKEIAEKTLQMAKALGASSVEVDLNEGLGSAVSVRKGEVENLEYSRDKGLGLTVYVGYRKGFASTTDLGAEAIGHTVEAAVSIAQLTAEDSFSGLADPDRLAREVCDLDLYHPWHISMEDSIDLARECEQAAFDVSPEIKNSEGASVSVQEGQFVYANSNGFMQGFPSTRHYISCSVTAGEGDQMQRDGWWSTARCAEDMESAYEIGKRAGSRALGKVGAKKINTKKIPVLFEAPLASGILRHFVSAVSGGNLYRQQSFLEGKVGEIVFPELISIEEDPFVPRGLSSTSFDNEGVQATKRSIVSAGRLEGLFLSTYSAKKLGLASTGNAGGAHNLFVRSLRATYEFSDLLKMMHTGFLVTDLLGHGTNMVTGDYSRGASGYWVENGEIAHPVQEVTVAGNLKDMFKAISAIGNDVLNRSSFKVGSVLIDSMTVGGE; from the coding sequence ATGTCCCAAAAAGAGTTTGCGTATAGCATAGACCAATTCAAAGAAATTGCGGAAAAAACCCTACAAATGGCCAAAGCTCTAGGAGCAAGCTCAGTCGAAGTGGATCTTAACGAGGGTCTAGGTAGTGCGGTATCAGTTCGAAAAGGTGAGGTCGAGAATCTGGAATATAGCCGGGACAAGGGTTTAGGCTTGACGGTCTACGTTGGATATCGAAAAGGATTTGCCAGTACAACTGATTTAGGCGCAGAAGCAATTGGACATACAGTAGAAGCCGCTGTATCGATAGCTCAACTGACTGCAGAAGACTCGTTCTCTGGATTGGCTGATCCAGACCGATTGGCGAGAGAAGTCTGTGATCTTGATCTTTACCATCCATGGCATATATCCATGGAGGATTCAATAGACCTTGCTCGCGAGTGCGAACAAGCGGCGTTTGACGTGAGTCCTGAAATTAAGAATTCTGAGGGCGCTAGCGTATCGGTTCAAGAGGGCCAGTTTGTGTACGCGAACTCAAATGGGTTTATGCAAGGGTTCCCCAGCACACGTCATTATATAAGTTGTTCGGTGACCGCTGGTGAGGGAGATCAAATGCAGAGGGATGGGTGGTGGAGTACCGCGCGATGCGCGGAAGATATGGAGTCTGCCTATGAGATTGGCAAGCGTGCCGGGAGTCGAGCTCTCGGAAAGGTGGGTGCAAAAAAAATCAATACCAAGAAAATACCTGTTCTTTTTGAAGCGCCCTTAGCTTCAGGAATACTGAGGCATTTTGTGTCAGCGGTCAGTGGTGGCAATTTGTATCGCCAACAATCTTTTTTGGAGGGTAAGGTTGGAGAAATTGTGTTTCCTGAGCTTATATCGATTGAAGAAGATCCTTTCGTGCCTCGAGGCTTGTCTAGTACTTCGTTTGATAATGAGGGTGTTCAAGCAACTAAGCGATCCATTGTTTCTGCAGGACGGCTAGAGGGGCTATTTTTGAGTACCTATTCAGCTAAAAAACTGGGGTTAGCTTCGACCGGAAACGCAGGGGGTGCTCATAACCTGTTTGTCCGTTCTCTTAGGGCTACATATGAGTTTAGTGATTTATTGAAAATGATGCATACAGGTTTTCTGGTTACCGATCTTCTTGGGCACGGAACCAATATGGTGACTGGAGATTATTCTCGAGGCGCATCAGGCTATTGGGTGGAAAATGGGGAAATCGCGCATCCTGTTCAAGAGGTCACTGTAGCGGGTAATCTTAAAGACATGTTTAAAGCTATCAGTGCAATAGGTAATGATGTTTTGAATCGTTCTTCTTTTAAGGTAGGGTCTGTTCTGATAGATTCAATGACTGTTGGCGGTGAATAA
- a CDS encoding DUF615 domain-containing protein — MDSSRPSKTKLKKEMEDLQNIGESLVALPRDVLNKFELPDSLKHEVFEAKNIRQNGAKRRQLQFIGKIMRNIDVDPIRIQLEQLKQPSAAKVKLLHATESWRNKLLDDEQSLKDFSALYPTADSSELEPLISDCRGTLSNKSKSSYRKLFKLISTVLQEKNG, encoded by the coding sequence ATGGATTCATCAAGACCAAGCAAAACAAAACTAAAAAAAGAAATGGAAGATCTACAAAATATCGGCGAATCCCTCGTGGCTCTGCCGAGAGACGTTTTAAACAAATTTGAGCTTCCAGATTCCTTAAAACATGAAGTCTTTGAAGCAAAAAATATAAGGCAAAACGGCGCAAAACGTAGGCAACTGCAATTCATAGGGAAAATAATGCGGAATATTGATGTTGATCCAATACGCATACAGCTTGAACAACTTAAACAACCTTCTGCGGCTAAAGTAAAACTGCTTCACGCAACAGAGTCATGGCGTAACAAACTTCTAGATGATGAGCAGAGTTTAAAAGATTTCTCCGCTCTCTACCCTACTGCAGACTCATCCGAACTGGAGCCTCTAATTTCAGATTGTCGCGGAACATTGTCGAATAAGTCAAAATCATCCTACCGTAAGTTATTCAAACTCATATCAACAGTTCTCCAAGAAAAGAACGGATAA